AATGGCAGAGCTCCTGCTGGTTCGGTTCAAaaaaaagcccccccccctttattcCATACCGTATAAATCATTCCCTCGGATGGTTTCGCCCACACTGCAACATCCACCTAATGTGAGAACTCCCCCAGTGGGTACTTTAAACCATATTGAATGCTTCAAGGGGCCAAATACCTTGTTTTATACTTGTGGGAGTTAAGTAGACTTATTGCTTGAAATAATCACATGTAAGTATGGATTTGCACCTGCTTCACGATGATGGGATCATCCCTGCTTATATTGACAACATAATTAAGCAATGTATCCATATAATCCCGCACTGCTATGTATCCATACAACTCTACTGGGCCAGGATCCACAGTAAGTTTAGTCAACTTTAATGACAAAATTTGTAACACGCGATTAGGTATATGCCGAATGCATTTTCCGTTGCGGATGTCACAATCTGTGGGTTCTGGTAGCCGAGCTTCAcaaaaaaagtaaaagaaataaGTTAAATTGTAATTGAAAACAATACATGAAACAACAGTCGTCATACAAAAATTAAGCGTGTCACTAGAAGATTCCATGGCCCTAttggaagttttcattttcttccaAGTGGATTATCGATGTTCCTTTTAGTAGGAATTTTAATCCCTCAAAGGTTTTTGTTCTAGAAACCCAAAGAAAAAGCGGCTAGCGTCTCATTACATCAATAAATAAAGGTCCATTTTACTCTCCCAGATTTTATTTCATAACCCCCTAAACTATTTATTGGTTAAGTATACCCCAATAATTACTAAAACACATCATTTTAACCCTTGTTGAAAAATATTCTTTTGTTTCACCTTCTAGAATCCCCCTTGCAAGTAGAATTTCTTATTCTCGCGGTAGATAACATCATACCCTatattataataataataataataaatcatAATTTTCCATCTTGCATAGTTGGGAGCAACTAAACCTATTTCACCACTCATGGTACAAAATATGTGCTAAAAATGAATGTTTATGAATATATTTCCAAAACACAGGACATGGTGACAACAAAAAGGATAAAAATCATTATGCACTGAACTGAACTCATTCTATTGGAAAGGAAACTTGCTCATGCACAGAAAATTAGCCACAAGATTTCAACATAGAACACATCAGTTGACCTTATTGCTTGAAAAAGGTGCCCGTAACAAAATGAAATAGGTAAAGATATATTGATCACTTACTCTCGTTACGGTTTGCAACATTATATTCCCTTTTCCATGAATGATTGGCTCTGTATATCGAACGATCATGGTGTGTGCTTTTTGGAAACATTCCAATGGGGAGTACATCTACATCATCTTCTTGGCCATCGCTTGCTACCGATGCCCTCTTTGTATCCTTGTTGGTTGAACTCCTTCCGTTTTCCTCACAACCAGAGATGTCCACAGTTTTGGCAAATGCGTCATGTGTGCCGGCTATAGGATATGTAACCTCCAAGGTTGTGCCACTCGTCTCTGCGGTTTCCATGCCTTGGCTGATGGCAGAGCGATCCTTGGTAGAAGAGATGAGCGATCGCGCGTCTGGTTTAGCTGAATCATCGCCTTTGAATCCGCTGGTGCTCGCCATGCCCCGAGATCCATGAGGAAATAATCTATCGCCAAAGAGCATAAGAAGGCAATCTGGTCAGGATCCAGATCCAAAACTGTGGCAACTAACTATAAACGGCGCGCATCAGATCAAGAAAATTAAACATACCCATAAATTCGAGGGGCAGCTAGACTGGGAGCCTCCATGAGTGGCAAAGCTCGTCGTGCAAGCGCTGGTGGCGACCAGGAATGGCGAGGAGGAGCAGAGGCCATGAACGAGAGGAGAGGTCGCGAGGTGGAGGAGAGGCGGCGCATTGGGTCGGGAGAGGAAGAATCGAGTGGAGGGTTTGcatccaggcggcggcggcggcggcggacaggcAGGGGCGTACGTGGAGCGCGACGATGCCGCAGGCCCCACGGATCGGTGGCGAGGGTCGAGGTCCGGACGACGCGGGGGCCGTTGCTCCAGTTCAAAAACTGGCATCTCCCTCGACGGTGGATGCCACGCCAACGCCATCGATCGAGGCCGTCGACCCTGATCTCACCCGCGACGCGTTCCGGCGCGCCAGGAACTGCTCTGCGACGCCACGGACCGGAAAGAAAATCCTATGAGACCGGGTCTTTTTTTCCTATATGAAAAAATCCTATGATTCTCTCCCCATTCTCGCCgcacctctgccgccgccgccgcgcgctgaGATGCCAATCCTCTGCCCGATTTTTTATCTCCTCCGGCGACCTGGCGTCGCCACCTCTTATGACCGAATGCGCCGCCTCTCCTCTGCCTCGCGACCTCTCCTCTCTTTCATGGCCTCTGCTCCGCCTTGCCGGGCGCCACCAGCGCTTGCACGGCGAGGTTTCCCTCTCATGGTGGCTCCCGATCCAGCTGCCCGTCGTGTTTCCCAGTATGTTTTCCTCGTCTGATGCCAAAGCTCAGGCCCTTAGTAAGTTGCTATGTTTTGTATCTGGATTCTGACCTAatttgggtgctctttggtgataGATTATTTCGTCATGAATCCCGGAGCATGGCCAGCACCGGTGGATTCACAGTTGACGAGTCTCTGTTGAGCCAGGCCAGGGATTGCTCATCTCTTCTGCCAACGATCACTCCGCCATCAGCCAAGGCATGGAAAACGTAGAGACGAGTGGCACAGCCTTGGAGGTTACAGATGTTGTAGCTGGCAAACATGATGCATCTGCAAAACTTGTGGACATCTATGGTTGTGAGGAAATTGGAAGGAGCACAACCAAGGATAGAAAGAGGTCTAACAAAAAAGATTGTGTGATTCCCATGGAAATACTTCCAGAAAGCAGGCACCGTGATGGTTCTGTGTTCAGGGGCACTCATTTGTGGAAAGCGGAGTATCATGTTGCCGACCGTAATGAGAGCAAGTGATCAATCTCTCTTTACATATTTTTCAAGCTATGGGGTGAATTGATATATTCTCTGCTGAAATCTTGTGGTTATTTTCCTTTACTTGGTTTACTCTTACAAGTTAAATTCTGATGCATTAGCACTCAGGGGTTGCATTTTTTAGGTTTTGCAAACAAATCAGAGGAAATTGTCCAGATACCTGCCTGAACTAGTTTGGTTCATCTCTGCGAGTAGAATGGTTTCAGTTCACTCCATAATGATTTTTTATCCTTTATGTTGGCGTCATGCCCTATGCTATGGAAATCAGTTCATAAAAGTTCATTTCTTAGCAGGTATTTTTGTATTATGAGTGTTAAAATAGGTCTAGTTGCTCAACCTATGCAAGTCACGGGAAATTATGTTTTATTTATTATATACGGTAATGATGTTATCTACTATCAGAATAAAAATAACTTACAAGAGGACTTCTAGAAAGCAAAAGAAAAGAATATTTTCATCAAGGGTTGTAATGACTTGTTTTGCGTAATTTTTGGGTAAACTTGGCGAGTACACTGTTTAGGGGGTTATATGAAATTACCCGCTTTTACTTTGCGTTTCCTAGAACAAAAATCTTTGGTAGTAAAATTCCTAGTAGAGAGAACATCAATAATTTCCACTTAGATGAAAAGGAAAACTTCCAATAGGGCCATGGAATCCTAGGTGGCATGTTTACTTTTTGTATGGCGAGTATTTGTTTCCTGTATTGATTTCCATTGGAATATAACTTCCAACAGTGTTCGCGCCAACAATATC
The sequence above is drawn from the Triticum aestivum cultivar Chinese Spring chromosome 7A, IWGSC CS RefSeq v2.1, whole genome shotgun sequence genome and encodes:
- the LOC123154061 gene encoding uncharacterized protein, with the translated sequence MRRLSSTSRPLLSFMASAPPRHSWSPPALARRALPLMEAPSLAAPRIYGLFPHGSRGMASTSGFKGDDSAKPDARSLISSTKDRSAISQGMETAETSGTTLEVTYPIAGTHDAFAKTVDISGCEENGRSSTNKDTKRASVASDGQEDDVDVLPIGMFPKSTHHDRSIYRANHSWKREYNVANRNETRLPEPTDCDIRNGKCIRHIPNRVLQILSLKLTKLTVDPGPVELYGYIAVRDYMDTLLNYVVNISRDDPIIVKQGSLIAMAGPKRGINMLSTALVEFDMRIKVGKEERHDCQLIDGVSDLDDLWSPWDCALKYRINGDCGTVDLTVSRIDHAVMANVEVAVSEVRSSFDLCFRCFIGGYDEEIRLFNGTIGESRHLTRSVVAVVDGSTLDLKFEVASEPSGSAEHCCSFKAGTHGLDTREMKTEFGLISVKVTWSTLLSI